The nucleotide sequence ACTCAGCGGTGCGGCTATTGGGCAAAAACAGCGCCAGCTGCACGCCAATATTGACCAAGTCGTCTTGTGAAACTCCGAGTGCGCCGACAATGCCGTTGGCCAAAGTGATCTCCCGCATCCGGTTGATGGAGTGGCGACCCACAATGTGACCGATTTCGTGGGCAACGACCCCCGCCAGCTCGGCTTCATTGTTAGCGGCTTTAATCAACCCAGTGTTGAGGTAGACGAACCCGCCCGAGGTGGCAAAGGCATTGATGCTGTCGTCCGCCACGATTTGGAAGGTGTAGGGGATTTGGTTGCGATCGCTCACCATCGCCAACCGCTGCCCAATCTCGTTGATGTATTGCGAAACAGGGACATCCTGTCTTAGCACCCGGATCCCTTGTCGCTTGAGGGCGCGATCCGTTTGGCGGCCAATGTCAACTTCCTGTTCATCACTCAAATTTGAGAGTTGAACATATTGGATACCGTTAAAAATGAGATCAAAAATATTGATATCCGCTTTGGATGGCTGGGGCGTGGTGACGACTAAACCCGTAGCCACCACGAGCGCGATCGCGCCATATAGCCAGCGCCGACTCAATCGTTTTAGTGAGTGCATCAAATCATTCATGAGTATTCTGTTCCTGCCCTTGCGTTGTTCTGGCTCCTCACATCCCCTATTCCTGCGAATAGAGTGCCTAAATTGGTGGCTTAACTCCCATTGACGTTAAAATTTGCCTCGAAGTTGCCAGCGGGGTGATTAAATATGTGTTTGATGACATTGCCCCCGTTACATAGCTGACGCACAGATTCGCGTTGCAGCTGCTGACGGTCTTTGCGCGTTGCCCAGTCCAAACCCTGACAGTCGTCAACGGGTTTGCAACGTGTGGATAAACGGCTGATTGCAATCACATAGAGGAAAGTCTCACAATGCAAATTTTGGACGCTAAAGGTCGGCTGTTTGGCAAAGTCAGCTTGTTAGATATTGGAGCCGCTCTCATCATTTTGATGGTGTTAGTGGGAATTTTCATCTTTCCAGGAACCGGAGGCTCCGTGGCCCAAGTGGGCGGCGGCAATACTCGCCCCGTAGAAGTGGATGTCATGGTGCGGGGCTTAACGGTGTCTGATCCGGAAGGCTTCTTCCAAATGCTGCAAGAGTCCGAAACGACGAACGTCATCATTCGCAACCAGCCCCACGGCGAAGTGCGCATCCAAGACGTGCAGCAGCTACCGCGTAGCCAAGCGGTGCCGCAACCCGATGGCACCGTCAAGTCCTTTCCCGATCCGCGCCCAGAGATGGACTACACCATTGATTTGCTGATCACCCTGGCCGATGATGCCCTGATCACCGATAACGGCCCGGTCGTCGGCAACAGCCCGGTCAAAATCGGCACGCAAATCCAAATTGAAGGCGACCTTTACAGCTTTTACACCAGCACGGTGGGGGTGCGCATTTTAGACGCCGAAAGTTAGGCTAGGGCCGTTGACGTTCGGGCTCACGAACATGGCTGGTTCACGCTCTATCAAGCGATCGTCCCACCTCAATCGGTGGGTTGCCTTGTTCTTACTCTCGATGCTGGTGCCGCCCGTGCTGATCAGCCTGTCGTGGATTCTGCCGGGCGCGATCGCGGTGATCCAAACGGGCAGTTGTCCCCCCGCGCCACCCGATATTCCGCCTCATCCGTGTTCCCTGGGCCAGTATTTGGTGCGCATGACGGTGGGTGCCTGGGCATTGATGGGGCACCTGCTAACGTGGATGGCCTGGTTCGCAGTGAATTTCGTTCTCTGGGGCGTGGGATTGTTTGGCGTGGCCCTCTATCGCAGTTGGCGATCGCACTAAGGCATGGGGATTTAATGATGTGTAGACAGCTGTCTCGGCTGCTCCAGTGCAGACAAAATACCGGCCCGACAAAACTTGGTTTTCATCAAATCCTGATGCCTCAGCCCACCTGACATTTTCCCCTTTTGAGCGGGCTCCTGGGTCAAAGTCACCTGGCCACCCTGAGCGGCTGGGCCTCCCACCATCCGAGCAGCACCTGTTCCCCAGCGACTTACAATACGGGCTGGGAGATTGTGAGGCAGCCATCACCATGGCGAAAGCGCCAACTAGCTGGGTCGAAGATATCGTACGGATAGGAGTGCTGTGGGGCGGCGCGATCGCGATCGCGGCCATCTGGATCATGCTCGACCGCACGCCCCCCGCCTGGGATCAGGCCGAGCATTTGTCGCTCTCGATGAACTTTTGGTGGACGCTGCCCCACAGTTCCTGGTGGACTGCTGACGGCCTGCGTCATTTGTGGATGCTTTCCCCAAAATATCCCCCGGTGCTGTATTTGGTGACCGCGGGGGTGCATACGGTGTTCGGTCCGGGCGCAGATATCGCGATCGTCGCGAATGCCATCTTTGGGCTGATTTTGCTCATCGCGACCTACGGCCTCGGGCGGCATCTCTTCAGTCCCCAAATCGGCTTGCTGGCAGTCGGCCTCGTCCTGTTGATGCCGCGACTCGTCAAACTTTCGTTAGATTTTCAGCTTGACTATGCCCTGACCGCGCTGGTGGTGGCGAGTCTTTGGAGCCTCACGGTGTGGCGCGATGCACAGTCACCACTGCGGCAATGGCTTTGGGCCGGGGCCTTTGGCCTGAGCTACGGGCTGGCATTAATGACGAAGCAGTCAGCCCTATTATTTTTGCTGGTGCCCTTACTCTGGGTCGTACTCGCTACGCTTTGGCGGCGTCGTTGGGGGCGCTTACTGCAACTCGTGGTCGCGGGCCTGTTAACACTGGG is from Leptolyngbya iicbica LK and encodes:
- a CDS encoding M48 family metallopeptidase, which produces MNDLMHSLKRLSRRWLYGAIALVVATGLVVTTPQPSKADINIFDLIFNGIQYVQLSNLSDEQEVDIGRQTDRALKRQGIRVLRQDVPVSQYINEIGQRLAMVSDRNQIPYTFQIVADDSINAFATSGGFVYLNTGLIKAANNEAELAGVVAHEIGHIVGRHSINRMREITLANGIVGALGVSQDDLVNIGVQLALFLPNSRTAEYEADELGYENLGQAGYDQRGLISFMQNLRSGTPEFFSSHPDPGNRVNRLQEMYADSHREEATYGTNPEIYRSRIAGL
- a CDS encoding DUF4330 domain-containing protein; protein product: MQILDAKGRLFGKVSLLDIGAALIILMVLVGIFIFPGTGGSVAQVGGGNTRPVEVDVMVRGLTVSDPEGFFQMLQESETTNVIIRNQPHGEVRIQDVQQLPRSQAVPQPDGTVKSFPDPRPEMDYTIDLLITLADDALITDNGPVVGNSPVKIGTQIQIEGDLYSFYTSTVGVRILDAES